A section of the Rhodobacter sp. genome encodes:
- a CDS encoding NADP-dependent malic enzyme, which translates to MDEAHKDDVKQAARQAALFYHEFPRPGKLEIRATKPLANGRDLSRAYSPGVAEACLEIKADPATAARYTSRGNLVAVVTNGTAVLGLGNIGALASKPVMEGKAVLFKKFANIDCFDIEVNEPDPYKLADIVCALEPTFGAINLEDIKAPDCFIVERLCRERMGIPVFHDDQHGTAIVVGAAAVNALRLTGRSFDQIKVVSTGGGAAGIACLNMLLKLGVRRENVWLCDIHGLVFEGREQDMNPEKAAFAQPTDLRTLDQVIEGADLFLGLSGPGVLKPEMVARMADDPIVFALANPTPEIMPDEVAAVAPGAIVATGRSDYPNQVNNVLCFPFIFRGALDVGASEINDAMEVACVEGIAKLARATTSAEAAAAYQGEKLSFGRQYLIPKPFDPRLMGVVASSVARAAMETGVAARPLADLDAYKRGLDQSVFRSAMLMRPVFESARIASRRIVFAEGEDERVLRAAQAIMEETTEVPILIGRPEVIERRCERYGLPIRPGREFEVVNPENDPRYRDYWETYHGLMERRGVTPDTAKAILRTNTTAIGAVMVHRGEADSLICGAFGQYLWHLNYVRQVLARDGLCPVGALSLIIQTEGPLFIADTQVNPEPTGAQIAETVIGAARHARRFGVQPKVALCSHSQFGTLDTSSGRRMREALEILDASGLDFEYEGEMAVDAALDPELRERIFPRSRMGGAANILVFANTDAASAVRNILKTRASGLEVGPILMGMGNKAHIVTPSITARGLLNMAAIAGTPVSHYG; encoded by the coding sequence ATGGACGAAGCGCACAAGGACGATGTGAAACAGGCCGCGCGCCAGGCGGCGCTGTTCTACCACGAGTTTCCGCGCCCCGGAAAACTGGAAATCCGCGCGACCAAGCCGCTGGCCAACGGCCGCGACCTGAGCCGCGCCTATTCCCCCGGCGTCGCCGAGGCCTGCCTCGAGATCAAGGCCGACCCCGCCACGGCCGCGCGCTACACCTCGCGGGGCAATCTGGTGGCGGTGGTGACGAACGGCACCGCCGTGCTGGGGCTGGGCAACATTGGCGCGCTGGCATCGAAGCCGGTGATGGAGGGCAAGGCGGTGCTCTTCAAGAAGTTCGCCAACATCGACTGTTTCGACATCGAGGTGAACGAACCCGACCCTTACAAGCTGGCCGATATCGTCTGCGCGCTTGAGCCGACATTCGGCGCGATCAACCTCGAGGACATCAAGGCGCCCGACTGTTTCATCGTCGAACGCCTGTGCCGCGAACGCATGGGCATTCCGGTGTTCCATGACGATCAGCACGGCACGGCGATCGTGGTCGGCGCGGCGGCGGTGAACGCGCTCAGGCTGACGGGCCGCAGCTTTGACCAGATCAAGGTCGTCTCGACCGGCGGCGGCGCGGCGGGCATCGCCTGCCTGAACATGCTGCTGAAACTGGGCGTCCGGCGCGAGAACGTCTGGCTGTGCGACATCCACGGCCTGGTTTTCGAAGGCCGCGAACAGGACATGAACCCCGAAAAGGCCGCCTTCGCCCAGCCCACCGACCTGCGCACGCTGGATCAGGTAATCGAGGGCGCCGACCTGTTCCTGGGCCTGTCCGGCCCCGGTGTGCTGAAGCCCGAGATGGTCGCCCGCATGGCCGACGATCCCATCGTCTTTGCGCTGGCCAACCCCACGCCCGAAATCATGCCCGACGAGGTGGCCGCGGTCGCCCCCGGCGCCATCGTCGCCACCGGGCGTTCGGACTATCCGAACCAGGTGAACAACGTCCTGTGCTTCCCGTTCATTTTCCGCGGCGCGCTGGATGTGGGCGCGTCCGAAATCAACGACGCGATGGAGGTCGCCTGCGTCGAGGGGATCGCCAAACTGGCGCGCGCCACCACCTCGGCCGAGGCCGCGGCCGCCTATCAGGGCGAAAAGCTGTCCTTTGGCCGCCAGTATCTGATCCCCAAACCCTTTGACCCGCGGCTGATGGGCGTGGTCGCCAGTTCGGTCGCGCGGGCGGCGATGGAAACCGGCGTCGCGGCGCGGCCGCTGGCGGATCTGGACGCTTACAAGCGCGGGCTGGATCAGTCCGTGTTCCGCTCGGCCATGCTGATGCGCCCGGTGTTCGAAAGCGCGCGCATCGCCTCGCGCCGGATCGTCTTTGCCGAGGGCGAGGACGAGCGCGTGCTGCGCGCCGCCCAGGCCATCATGGAGGAAACCACCGAGGTGCCGATCCTCATCGGCCGCCCCGAGGTGATCGAACGCCGCTGCGAACGCTATGGCCTGCCGATCCGCCCGGGCCGCGAGTTCGAGGTGGTCAACCCCGAGAACGACCCCCGCTATCGCGACTATTGGGAAACCTATCACGGGTTGATGGAACGGCGCGGCGTCACCCCTGACACCGCCAAGGCGATCCTGCGCACCAACACCACCGCCATCGGTGCGGTCATGGTCCACCGGGGCGAGGCCGACAGCCTGATCTGCGGCGCCTTTGGCCAATACCTGTGGCACCTGAACTATGTGCGCCAGGTTCTGGCCCGCGACGGCCTTTGCCCGGTGGGTGCGCTCAGCCTCATCATCCAGACCGAGGGGCCGCTGTTCATCGCCGACACCCAGGTCAACCCCGAACCGACGGGCGCGCAGATCGCCGAAACCGTTATCGGCGCCGCCCGCCATGCCCGCCGTTTCGGTGTGCAGCCCAAGGTCGCGCTGTGTTCGCATTCGCAATTCGGCACCCTGGACACATCCTCGGGTCGGCGGATGCGCGAGGCGCTGGAGATCCTCGACGCCTCGGGCCTGGATTTCGAATACGAGGGGGAAATGGCGGTCGATGCGGCCCTGGACCCCGAGCTGCGGGAAAGAATCTTCCCGCGCTCGCGGATGGGAGGGGCGGCGAATATCCTGGTCTTTGCCAACACCGACGCCGCCAGCGCCGTGCGCAACATCCTGAAGACCCGCGCCAGCGGGTTGGAGGTGGGCCCGATCCTGATGGGCATGGGCAACAAGGCGCATATCGTGACGCCCTCGATCACCGCGCGCGGCCTGCTGAACATGGCCGCCATCGCCGGCACCCCGGTGTCGCATTACGGCTGA
- a CDS encoding propionyl-CoA synthetase, with protein MSYADVYRRSIDNPDSFWLDQAQAIDWDTPPTRALFAENAPIYEWFKDAEVNTCWNAVDRHVAQGRGNQTAIIYDSPVTHVRQEITYAELLERVSSLAGALKAQGIEKGDRVIIYMPMIPQALEAMLACARLGAIHSVVFGGFAARELATRIDDATPKAIIAASCGIEPGRVVHYKPLLDGAIDMASHKPDFCVIYQREQEVAHLTQGRDLDWHEFQFGVEPAACVPVRGDHPAYILYTSGTTGQPKGVMRATGGHLVALAWTMKNLYNVNPGEVFWSASDVGWVVGHSYIVYGPLIHGATTIVFEGKPVGTPDAGTFWRVIDQNKVVSFFTAPTAFRAIKREDPKGEFLKKYDTSSLRALFLAGERADPDTVNWAAAKLGVPVIDHWWQTETGWAICGNPQGLEPLPVKVGSPSVPMPGYDVRVLDEGGHPLAPGTLGAIAIKLPLPPGTLPNLWNAEARFRKSYLDHFPGYYETGDAGYIDADGYVYIMARTDDVINVAGHRLSTGAMEEVLASHPDVGECAVIGVADDLKGQVPLGFLCLNKGTNRPHDEVVRESVNLVRDRIGPVAAFKLAVVVDRLPKTRSGKILRATMAKIADGEEFKMPATIDDPAILDEIAVALKTLGYAGG; from the coding sequence ATGAGTTACGCCGACGTTTACCGCCGCTCGATCGACAACCCCGACAGCTTCTGGCTGGACCAGGCGCAGGCCATCGACTGGGACACCCCGCCGACCCGGGCCCTGTTCGCCGAAAACGCCCCCATCTACGAATGGTTCAAGGACGCCGAGGTCAACACCTGCTGGAATGCCGTGGACCGCCATGTCGCCCAAGGGCGCGGCAACCAGACCGCCATCATCTACGACAGCCCCGTCACCCATGTGCGGCAGGAAATCACCTATGCCGAACTGCTCGAACGGGTGAGCAGCCTGGCCGGCGCGCTAAAGGCCCAGGGCATCGAAAAGGGTGACCGGGTCATCATCTACATGCCGATGATCCCCCAGGCGCTGGAGGCGATGCTGGCCTGCGCGCGGCTGGGCGCGATCCATTCCGTGGTGTTCGGCGGCTTTGCGGCGCGCGAACTGGCGACCCGCATCGACGACGCCACGCCAAAGGCGATCATCGCAGCGAGTTGCGGCATCGAACCGGGCCGCGTGGTGCATTACAAGCCTCTGCTCGACGGCGCGATCGACATGGCCAGCCACAAACCCGATTTCTGCGTGATCTATCAGCGCGAACAGGAGGTGGCCCATCTGACCCAGGGGCGCGATCTGGACTGGCACGAATTCCAGTTCGGGGTCGAACCGGCCGCCTGCGTTCCGGTGCGCGGCGATCACCCGGCCTATATCCTGTATACCAGCGGCACCACCGGCCAGCCCAAGGGCGTGATGCGCGCGACGGGCGGCCACCTGGTCGCGCTGGCCTGGACGATGAAGAACCTCTACAACGTCAACCCCGGCGAGGTCTTCTGGTCGGCCTCGGACGTGGGCTGGGTCGTGGGGCACAGTTATATCGTCTATGGCCCGCTGATCCACGGCGCCACGACCATCGTGTTCGAGGGCAAACCCGTGGGCACGCCCGATGCGGGCACCTTCTGGCGGGTGATCGACCAGAACAAGGTGGTCAGCTTCTTCACCGCGCCCACCGCCTTTCGCGCCATCAAGCGCGAGGACCCCAAGGGCGAATTCCTGAAGAAATACGACACCTCGAGCCTGCGCGCACTGTTCCTGGCGGGGGAACGTGCGGACCCCGACACGGTGAACTGGGCCGCCGCGAAACTGGGCGTGCCGGTGATCGACCACTGGTGGCAGACCGAAACCGGCTGGGCGATCTGCGGCAACCCGCAAGGGCTGGAGCCGCTGCCCGTCAAGGTCGGCAGCCCCTCGGTGCCGATGCCGGGCTATGACGTGCGCGTGCTGGACGAGGGCGGCCACCCGCTCGCGCCGGGCACCCTGGGCGCCATTGCCATCAAGCTGCCCCTTCCCCCCGGCACCCTGCCGAACCTGTGGAACGCCGAGGCGCGCTTTCGCAAGTCCTATCTCGACCATTTCCCCGGCTATTACGAGACGGGCGACGCCGGCTATATCGACGCGGACGGCTATGTTTACATCATGGCCCGCACCGACGATGTCATCAACGTCGCCGGGCACCGGCTGTCCACCGGCGCGATGGAAGAGGTCCTGGCCAGTCACCCCGATGTCGGTGAATGCGCGGTGATCGGCGTGGCGGACGATCTGAAGGGGCAGGTGCCGCTGGGCTTTCTGTGCCTGAACAAGGGCACCAACCGGCCCCACGACGAGGTCGTGCGCGAAAGCGTGAACCTTGTGCGCGACCGGATCGGCCCGGTCGCGGCGTTCAAGCTGGCCGTGGTGGTGGATCGCCTGCCCAAGACGCGCTCGGGCAAGATCCTGCGCGCCACGATGGCCAAGATCGCCGATGGCGAAGAATTCAAGATGCCCGCCACGATCGACGACCCGGCGATTCTGGACGAGATCGCCGTTGCGCTGAAAACCCTGGGATACGCCGGCGGCTGA
- a CDS encoding Hpt domain-containing protein, whose translation MDDWFEMDPGRRTPPAIDKAVLERLFAMGDSSLRRALCAQLRADFQRLHQAVLGPDGAAVGRAAHELKGLAATVGAGRLTDLARALDARAENLGAAARAAIVTPVLHEIEAVLACLDSAAGEPPAA comes from the coding sequence ATGGATGATTGGTTCGAAATGGATCCCGGCAGACGGACCCCTCCCGCCATCGACAAGGCGGTTCTGGAACGTCTGTTCGCCATGGGGGATTCGTCGTTGCGCCGGGCGCTGTGCGCGCAGTTGCGCGCCGACTTTCAACGACTGCATCAGGCGGTTCTGGGACCGGACGGCGCCGCCGTCGGGCGTGCCGCGCACGAGTTGAAGGGGCTTGCGGCGACGGTCGGGGCCGGGCGGCTCACCGATCTGGCGCGGGCGCTGGATGCGCGCGCGGAAAACCTGGGCGCCGCGGCACGCGCTGCGATCGTCACCCCCGTCCTGCATGAGATCGAGGCCGTGCTTGCCTGTCTCGATTCCGCCGCCGGGGAACCCCCTGCGGCATGA
- a CDS encoding sigma-54-dependent Fis family transcriptional regulator: protein MTKPLTSDTILLIEDTPSLQMIYKAALNRAGFTVETCGTAAEGTAAFQRLKTSIVLLDLMLPDRAGLDVMQDLLVAEPRTCVIVITANGSINKAVEMMRAGAHEFLVKPFDDQRLIAAVENARKALRHRPQPLHAPRGEAPARQVLPPFIGHSEPMQAVYEKIRSVARSMATVFVTGESGTGKELCAEAVHQASARASGPFVALNCGAIPVDLLESEVFGHLRGSFTGAISDKLGAAAAADGGTLFLDEICEMDLNLQTKLLRFLQTSTITPVGATRPRKVNVRIICATNRDPAEEVRRGRFREDLYYRLHVVPIHLPPLRDRGDDVNEIADALISQMGREENHDFQGLSPRVRELFRALPWPGNVRQLINVLRNVVVLNDGPHVTPEMLPPDLLAIRAAPAPAAGERSGLSLGDLAGRTLAQIERIVIEDALARHGDSVPKAARELDVSASTLYRKREAWAKADEG, encoded by the coding sequence ATGACCAAGCCACTGACATCGGACACGATCCTGCTGATCGAGGACACGCCCTCGTTGCAGATGATCTACAAGGCCGCGTTGAACCGCGCCGGGTTCACCGTGGAAACCTGCGGCACCGCGGCCGAGGGGACGGCCGCCTTTCAGCGGCTGAAAACCTCGATCGTGCTGCTGGACCTGATGCTGCCGGACCGCGCCGGGCTGGATGTCATGCAGGACCTGCTGGTGGCCGAGCCCCGCACCTGCGTCATCGTCATCACCGCCAACGGTTCGATCAACAAGGCCGTTGAAATGATGCGCGCCGGGGCGCATGAATTCCTGGTCAAGCCGTTCGACGACCAGCGCCTGATCGCCGCGGTCGAGAACGCCCGCAAGGCGCTGCGCCATCGCCCGCAGCCGCTTCACGCGCCGCGTGGCGAAGCCCCCGCGCGGCAGGTCCTGCCCCCGTTCATCGGCCATTCCGAACCGATGCAGGCGGTCTATGAAAAGATCCGCTCGGTCGCGCGGTCGATGGCAACGGTCTTTGTTACCGGCGAAAGCGGCACCGGAAAGGAACTCTGCGCCGAGGCGGTGCACCAGGCCTCGGCCCGCGCGAGCGGCCCGTTCGTGGCGCTGAACTGCGGCGCGATCCCCGTGGACCTGCTGGAATCCGAGGTGTTCGGCCACCTGCGCGGGTCCTTCACCGGCGCGATCTCGGACAAGCTGGGCGCGGCGGCGGCGGCGGACGGCGGCACGCTTTTCCTGGACGAGATCTGCGAAATGGATCTCAACCTGCAAACCAAGCTGCTCAGGTTCCTGCAAACCTCGACCATCACGCCGGTCGGGGCGACGCGCCCGCGCAAGGTGAACGTGCGGATCATCTGCGCCACCAACCGCGACCCGGCCGAGGAGGTCCGCCGCGGCCGGTTCCGCGAGGACCTGTATTACCGCCTGCATGTGGTTCCGATCCACCTGCCCCCGCTGCGCGACCGCGGCGACGACGTGAACGAGATCGCCGACGCGCTGATCTCGCAAATGGGGCGCGAGGAAAACCATGACTTCCAGGGCCTGTCGCCGCGCGTGCGCGAGTTGTTCCGCGCCCTGCCCTGGCCCGGAAACGTGCGGCAGCTCATCAACGTGCTGCGCAATGTCGTGGTGCTGAACGACGGCCCCCACGTCACGCCCGAGATGCTGCCGCCCGATCTGCTGGCGATCCGTGCCGCCCCCGCCCCCGCGGCCGGGGAACGCAGCGGGCTGTCGCTGGGGGACCTGGCCGGCCGCACGCTGGCGCAGATCGAGCGCATCGTCATCGAGGATGCGCTGGCCCGCCACGGCGATTCCGTGCCCAAGGCGGCGCGGGAACTGGACGTCTCGGCCTCGACCCTCTATCGCAAACGCGAAGCCTGGGCCAAAGCCGACGAGGGATGA
- a CDS encoding SDR family NAD(P)-dependent oxidoreductase — protein sequence MSDTRRSLLITGCSSGIGYHCAHAMRARGWRVFASCRQQADCDRLTAEGFEAPRIDYADEASIAAGIDAVLQATGGRLDALFNNGAHACPGAVEDLPTGALREILQVNVLGWHELTRRVIPVMRAQGHGRIVQNSSVLGYTPYRWRGAYGTSKFAIEGLSRILQLELSDTPIKVVLIQPGPVASKIRVNSIPHFERWVDWRNSPRRAQYEGSLLQRLYQGGPKDRWELGPESVARVLVKAIESANPRPRYTVTVPAALMAWAVRLLPERTLLAILSRQ from the coding sequence ATGTCCGACACGCGCCGTTCGCTGCTCATCACCGGGTGTTCCTCGGGGATCGGGTATCACTGTGCCCATGCCATGCGCGCGCGCGGCTGGCGGGTCTTTGCCTCGTGCCGTCAGCAGGCCGATTGCGACCGCCTGACCGCCGAGGGGTTCGAGGCCCCGCGCATCGACTACGCCGACGAGGCCAGCATCGCCGCCGGGATCGACGCCGTGCTTCAGGCGACCGGCGGTCGGCTGGACGCGCTGTTCAACAACGGCGCCCACGCCTGCCCCGGCGCGGTCGAGGATCTGCCGACCGGCGCCCTGCGCGAGATCTTGCAGGTCAACGTGCTGGGCTGGCACGAACTGACCCGCCGCGTCATCCCGGTGATGCGTGCGCAGGGCCATGGCCGGATCGTGCAGAACTCCAGCGTCCTGGGCTACACCCCCTACCGCTGGCGCGGCGCCTACGGCACGTCGAAATTCGCGATCGAGGGGCTCAGCCGCATCCTGCAACTGGAACTGTCGGACACGCCGATCAAGGTGGTTCTGATCCAGCCTGGTCCCGTCGCGTCGAAAATCCGCGTCAATTCGATCCCGCATTTCGAACGCTGGGTGGATTGGCGCAACAGCCCGCGCCGCGCGCAGTATGAGGGCAGCCTGTTGCAGCGGCTTTATCAGGGCGGACCCAAAGACCGCTGGGAACTGGGCCCCGAGTCCGTCGCCCGGGTGCTGGTCAAGGCGATCGAATCCGCGAACCCGCGCCCGCGCTACACCGTGACCGTGCCGGCGGCGCTGATGGCCTGGGCTGTCCGCCTGCTGCCCGAGCGCACGCTTCTGGCAATTCTGTCGCGGCAATGA
- a CDS encoding twin transmembrane helix small protein: protein MLLNDPLFILAAVLSLVVLGILLFGVGSFARGGEFNRRNANKIMRWRLGAQFVAVVVIVAFAYLRHRG, encoded by the coding sequence ATGCTACTCAACGATCCGCTGTTCATCCTCGCTGCCGTCCTGTCGCTGGTGGTGCTGGGCATCCTGTTGTTCGGCGTCGGCAGCTTTGCCCGGGGGGGCGAATTCAACCGGCGCAACGCCAACAAGATCATGCGCTGGCGGCTGGGCGCGCAGTTCGTGGCGGTGGTCGTCATCGTCGCCTTTGCCTATCTGCGGCACAGGGGCTGA
- a CDS encoding cob(I)yrinic acid a,c-diamide adenosyltransferase — protein sequence MVVLNKIYTRTGDKGETALGNGNRVPKDAPRVEAYGTVDETNATVGLARQHSTGDMDAALARIQNDLFDVGADLCRPDLAADAAADYPPLRMTDAQVDRLEAEIDAMNAALAPLRSFVLPGGTPLAASLHLCRTVSRRAERMAVALAREGDVTPAAVRYLNRLSDWFFVASRVANDNGAGDVLWVPGANR from the coding sequence ATGGTCGTTCTGAACAAGATCTACACCCGCACCGGCGACAAGGGCGAAACCGCGCTGGGCAACGGCAACCGCGTGCCCAAGGACGCGCCGCGCGTCGAAGCCTACGGCACCGTGGACGAGACCAACGCGACTGTCGGCCTGGCGCGACAGCACAGCACCGGCGACATGGACGCCGCGCTGGCCCGCATCCAGAACGACCTGTTCGACGTGGGCGCGGACCTCTGCCGCCCCGATCTGGCCGCCGATGCCGCCGCCGACTATCCCCCCCTGCGCATGACCGATGCCCAGGTGGACCGGCTCGAAGCCGAAATCGACGCGATGAACGCCGCACTGGCGCCGCTGCGCAGCTTCGTGCTGCCCGGCGGCACGCCCCTGGCCGCGTCGTTGCACCTGTGCCGCACCGTCTCGCGCCGGGCCGAGCGTATGGCCGTGGCTCTGGCCCGCGAGGGCGACGTGACCCCCGCCGCGGTGCGCTACCTCAATCGCCTGTCGGACTGGTTCTTCGTTGCCAGCCGCGTCGCCAACGACAATGGCGCCGGCGATGTGCTGTGGGTGCCGGGCGCCAATCGTTGA
- a CDS encoding electron transfer flavoprotein subunit beta/FixA family protein — translation MKVLVPVKRVIDYNVKVRVKADGSGVDLANVKMSMNPFDEIAVEEAIRLKEKGVATEVVAVSIGVKQAQETLRTALAMGADRAILIVAADDVHQDIEPLAVAKLLAAVVKEEQPGLVLAGKQAIDNDMNATGQMLAALLGWSQGTFASELEIAGDKAKVTREVDGGLQTIEVAMPAIITVDLRLNEPRYASLPNIMKAKKKPLDEKTPADYGVDVTPRLSVVKTSEPAARKAGVKVGSVDELIAKLKDEAGVI, via the coding sequence ATGAAAGTTCTGGTGCCCGTGAAGCGGGTGATCGACTACAACGTGAAGGTCCGCGTGAAGGCGGACGGGTCGGGTGTGGACCTGGCGAACGTGAAGATGTCGATGAACCCGTTCGACGAGATTGCGGTCGAGGAAGCCATCCGGCTGAAGGAAAAAGGCGTCGCGACCGAGGTCGTGGCGGTGTCGATCGGCGTGAAGCAGGCGCAGGAGACGCTGCGCACGGCGCTGGCGATGGGCGCGGACCGGGCGATCCTGATCGTGGCCGCCGACGACGTGCACCAGGACATCGAGCCGCTGGCGGTGGCGAAGCTGCTGGCCGCCGTGGTCAAAGAGGAACAGCCGGGTCTGGTTCTGGCCGGCAAGCAGGCCATTGATAATGACATGAACGCCACCGGCCAGATGCTGGCGGCGCTTCTGGGCTGGTCGCAGGGCACCTTTGCGTCCGAGCTGGAGATCGCCGGCGACAAGGCGAAGGTCACGCGCGAGGTGGACGGCGGTCTGCAGACGATCGAGGTGGCGATGCCCGCGATCATCACCGTGGACCTGCGCCTGAACGAGCCGCGCTATGCCTCGCTGCCCAACATCATGAAAGCCAAGAAGAAGCCCTTGGATGAAAAGACGCCCGCCGACTACGGCGTCGATGTCACGCCGCGGCTGAGCGTGGTCAAGACCTCGGAGCCTGCCGCGCGCAAGGCCGGGGTGAAGGTCGGTTCGGTGGACGAACTGATCGCGAAACTGAAAGACGAAGCGGGGGTGATCTGA
- a CDS encoding electron transfer flavoprotein subunit alpha/FixB family protein, which translates to MAVLLLGEVTDGALSRDATAKAVTAARKLGDVTVLCAGASAAAAGADAATIAGVAKVLVAEDATLGHRLAEPTAALIVALAGGYSHIVAPATTDAKNVLPRVAALLDVMVLSDVSGIVDADTFERPIYAGNAIQTVKSSDGVKVLTVRTSTFEAAGEQAAAAIESVPAAANPGLSSWIEDKVAASDRPELTSAKIVVSGGRGVGSEENFRIIEALADKLGAAVGASRAAVDSGFAPNDWQVGQTGKVVAPQLYVAVGISGAIQHLAGMKDSKVIVAINKDEEAPIFQVADYGLVGDLFTVVPELTGKL; encoded by the coding sequence ATGGCCGTTCTTCTGCTGGGTGAAGTGACCGACGGCGCGCTGTCGCGCGACGCCACCGCCAAGGCCGTGACGGCCGCCCGCAAACTGGGTGACGTGACCGTGCTGTGCGCCGGGGCCTCGGCCGCGGCCGCGGGTGCGGACGCGGCGACCATCGCCGGTGTGGCAAAGGTTCTGGTGGCCGAGGACGCGACGCTGGGTCACCGGCTTGCGGAACCGACCGCGGCGCTGATCGTCGCGCTGGCGGGCGGCTATTCGCACATCGTCGCGCCCGCGACGACGGACGCCAAGAACGTGCTGCCGCGCGTCGCCGCGCTCCTGGATGTGATGGTGCTGTCGGATGTCTCGGGCATCGTCGATGCCGACACGTTCGAGCGCCCGATCTATGCCGGCAACGCGATCCAGACGGTGAAATCGTCGGACGGCGTGAAGGTCCTGACGGTCCGCACCTCGACCTTCGAGGCCGCGGGCGAGCAGGCGGCAGCGGCGATCGAGAGCGTCCCGGCGGCGGCGAACCCCGGCCTGTCGTCCTGGATCGAGGACAAGGTCGCGGCCTCGGACCGGCCGGAACTGACCTCGGCCAAGATCGTGGTCTCGGGCGGTCGCGGCGTCGGCTCTGAGGAGAATTTCCGCATCATCGAGGCGCTGGCGGACAAGCTGGGCGCGGCGGTGGGCGCCTCGCGCGCGGCGGTGGACAGTGGCTTTGCGCCGAACGACTGGCAGGTCGGCCAGACCGGCAAGGTCGTGGCGCCGCAGCTTTACGTTGCGGTCGGCATCTCGGGCGCGATCCAGCACCTGGCGGGGATGAAGGACTCGAAGGTCATCGTGGCGATCAACAAGGACGAGGAAGCGCCGATCTTCCAGGTCGCCGATTATGGCCTGGTGGGCGATCTGTTCACCGTGGTCCCGGAACTGACCGGCAAGCTGTAA
- a CDS encoding 3-hydroxybutyryl-CoA dehydrogenase, with product MDIKVVGIVGAGQMGNGIAHVFALAGFEVILNDISDEALSKALALIDRNLDRQLQRGKLSAEAKDAAMARIRTTTRLADVGPTDLVIEAATEREMVKQAIFEDLLPHLKPTTILTSNTSSISITRLASRTDRPERFMGFHFMNPVPVMQLVELIRGIATNEETYRTLLAVVEKLGKTAASAEDFPAFIVNRILMPMINEAVYTLYEGVGSVRSIDESLKLGANHPMGPLELADFIGLDTCLAIMNVLHDGLADTKYRPCPLLTKYVEAGWLGRKTKRGFYDYRGETPVPTR from the coding sequence ATGGACATCAAGGTTGTGGGCATCGTGGGTGCGGGGCAGATGGGCAACGGCATCGCCCATGTCTTTGCCCTGGCGGGGTTCGAGGTCATTCTGAACGACATCTCGGACGAGGCCCTGTCCAAGGCGTTGGCTCTGATCGACCGGAACCTGGACCGCCAGCTTCAGCGCGGAAAGCTCAGCGCCGAGGCCAAGGATGCGGCGATGGCGCGCATCCGCACCACGACCCGGCTGGCCGATGTCGGTCCGACCGATCTGGTGATCGAGGCCGCGACCGAACGCGAGATGGTCAAGCAAGCGATCTTCGAGGATCTGCTGCCGCATCTGAAGCCGACAACGATCCTGACCTCGAACACCTCGTCCATTTCGATCACGCGGCTGGCCAGCCGCACCGACCGGCCCGAACGCTTCATGGGGTTCCATTTCATGAACCCCGTTCCGGTGATGCAACTGGTCGAACTGATCCGTGGCATCGCCACCAACGAAGAGACCTACCGAACCCTGCTGGCGGTGGTCGAAAAGCTGGGCAAGACGGCCGCCTCGGCCGAGGACTTTCCAGCCTTTATCGTCAACCGGATCCTGATGCCGATGATCAATGAGGCCGTCTATACCCTCTACGAGGGGGTCGGCAGCGTCAGATCCATCGACGAATCGCTGAAACTGGGCGCGAACCACCCCATGGGCCCGCTGGAACTGGCCGATTTCATCGGCCTGGACACCTGCCTGGCCATCATGAACGTGTTGCACGACGGGCTGGCGGATACGAAATACCGCCCCTGCCCGCTGCTGACCAAATATGTCGAGGCCGGCTGGCTGGGTCGCAAGACCAAGCGCGGTTTCTATGACTATCGGGGCGAGACACCCGTTCCCACCCGGTAA